The genomic region CTGATGTTCACGGGAGTGAATACCGCCTGCCCAATAGTTGTTATGGGGATAGCGGCGGCCCGATTTATGTTGAACGAAACGGAACTCGTGTCCAAGTCGGGTTGGTCAGTCATCATCGGACCAGAAGGGGTGATGACATCGTCTTTGAAGAAGATGTCTGTGGTCGGGCAACCGTGTGGTACACGAGTTTGTCCTATGTACGCCCGTGGGTTGAAGCTGTTATGCAGGCAAACCCCAAGGCAGGGGATCGGCTCCCTAGTGTGCCCTTAACGCCGCCACGTGAGGCCGCCCCAATGCCGCAACCAAGTACACCTCCGGCTCCTGTTCCACCTCCAGCCGTTCCACCACCCAGTCAGCCTGTACCACCAGTGGCTCCGCCCCCTTCGGTACCCCAACCCCCTCAGGCTCCAGTACCCCCGGTTGTGCCACCGGTGGCACCTACACCAGATCCCACACCCGAAGCACCTGCACGAGATCATATTCCCTCCTATAGCGGCGATGGGGCTGTCCTCGGCCAAGTGCCAGCTGTGGGACCAGCTGCTGAAGCCCAGCGCACAATCCCGAGCGTATGGGCTATTGGAGGGACGAACCCGAGCCAGGGTTCTGACCTTGCGATTGGGGTTGCCCGCCAACGTGCTCACCTGCGCACTCAAGAAGGCAAGCCTGTTTTAGCCCAGCAACGGGTGGCGTTATTGGCCAGTGAACAGGTGATGGCTGATGCCTTGGCTAGTGGACCACTGCAACGTGACTATCCGCTATTCCTCACCAAATCGGACCAGTTAGAACTGGCCGTCCTGCGTGAATTGCAGCGTGAGGGTATCAGCGAGGTGTGGATTCTTGGTGGTCCAAGCGCCATCAGCCCTGCCGTGCAAACGGCGCTCCAACGCGCAAATATGTCAACGCGACGGATTGCTGGGGCCAACCGTATTGAAACCGCTCTGGCTATTGCCAAGGTGGCAGACTCTGCCGATGCCGGCAAACGGTATCTTGCCCGTGCCTTTGGTGATAACGGGGTGGAGTCACGCACGTGGGCTGACTCGTTGGCCCTTGGTGCTCTAGCAGCCCGCACCAATACACCGGTGTTGTTAAGCGATACGCAAACGCTGTCACCTGGGGTTGGCACAGCCGTTCAGGGCCGCGAAGTAACCCTGGTGGGTGGACCAGCCGCACTGCATACATCGGTACAAGATCAACTTGCCAAATACACCGCCCGCACACCTGGTCGGATAGCTGGGGCGAGTCGTGCTGAGACAGCTACGGCCATTCGTGAGGCATTTGGTACCCACGATCATCTGATTGTTATTGATGGGCAGCGTGAGGATGCCTGGCAATCAGGATTCCCGTTAGCTGGGTTGGCGAGCGACTTGAACGCTCCCATCGTGTTGACCCTTGGTGATGTGATCCCTGATTCCACACAGGCGGCGATCGCACAGACGCCTGCAAATAAGGTGCTGTGTGTGGCAGATGCGCCGGTATGTGCCAAGGTCACGGCACTCACCAAACGCTAGACGTACCTGCCGTTGGTGTGATAATTGGCCCGTCTTCATGACGGGTCAATCTTGTTCTTGCTTGGTGTGGTTGTGGGTGTTTAGGAATAGCGGATGGGTGACCAGTACTGAAACCCTTGGAGGCCGGATAGGTCAAGGTCAGGCTCGACGATCGTTGCATCAAGCATGATGGGCCATTGTTTGCCGGTAATGAGCCACGCACCATTCGGTTGTTTGGCAATACCGTTAAGGACTTGTTCTTGACCGAGGCCCTGGGGTATCCATGCGGTGAGGTCATAGCTATTGGTGACATCGCCGGTTGCCGGGTCGATGCGCACAATGGTGTTTTGGTGCCAGACGTTTGCATAGACCTGGCCGTTTGCACATTCAAGTTCATTCAATTGGGTGAGCGGTTGCCCATCTTGACGGACGTTGACATGGCCTGTTTCGTTAAAGTCACGGTCTCTGAACGTGAGCTGGTCACTCCCGTCACTCATCACAAACTGCTTACCATCCCAACACAATCCCCACCCTTCACCGGTGTAGGTGTATTGGCCGATAGGTTCAAGGTCAAGGGTCCACCGGTGGGCAATGCCGTGTTGCCAGGTGAGTTGGACAATCTCGTCATCAACGATGGTGAGCCCTTCTCCAAACTGATCTGGCGGGAGGTTCACACGCTTTTTAACGGTTCCGTCTGCTGGGTTGAGTTCGGTGATCGCGCTTTCTCCAACCAGGCCACGGCTTTCAAAGAGACGGTCACCGTGCATTTCAAGCCCTTGGCTGAAGGATTGGGCATCGTGGGGCCGCTCGTGCCGCACATGGATACCTGGTTGGGGGGCTGCAGCACAGGCGCCCAGGCTGATTGCTAAGGCTGAAACAAAAACGCGCAAATCCATAGGTTGAGTCTAGACCGTACCCCTCTGGATGTTGAATACCCATACGGGCATACCGGTTGGGACGGGAGCTCTACCTGGCCAGAGCGATATATACAGCGCTGGTATTCCCCACTCAACCCGGAAGGAACATCGGGTTGAGCGGGGTTAGTGTGCGTTAGTTGAGGTCGTATTCGAGGTTGGTTTTCAGTTCTGATTCCCAGGATTTGGGGAGGACAGATTCACCACCAACCACGTGGATCGTACGATTCATCCGGCCGAGGAACTTGATGACTGACGCATAGCGGCTTCGTGATGTTTCCGTCTGGTTTGGCTTGTCTTTATAGAGCGGGATGATCGGGGCGTTGTATGTTGCGGCGAGTTGGGTGGCTGCGATGCCGTCCACACCGCTGTCACCGGCAACGACAACAAGGTGCTCAACTGGCCCGAATCGTGAATACAGCATCTTTTCAGTAATGGTTTGTGCCTCAGGGCCAGGTGGTGCAACGGTTATGGGTTGGATGCAAAAGGGGTTGTTATAACAACTGGCTGTTTGAAAGGTTAAGGGGTTATCACCGTGAATGGCATCAACGGTTGCGTTTGGTGAAAAGATGTGCTCAATATTGCCAAGGCTGGTTGACTGTTGAGGAGCTCGCGTCTGGATGTGATTGGCGACGAGTCGCTGCTGCTCTATCGCGGTACCAGCAAGGAGGTGAACGGCGTTGGACCGTAGCGCATAAGAGGCCCCAACAAGCGAGAGCATCACATCATTTGCCGGAGTAACCACAACGTCATGAGCCTCGCGTTTAGTCTCGGATTCCGATGCAATCTTGAGTGCCGTCTCGATGCGGGTGGGTCCGCTGAGTCGGGTGGTTTTGAAGCCGAGGGTTGTGATGGTGGTTTCGAGTTCGGGGGAGAGGGCCTGTTCACCACCAATGATGGTGATGGTGGTGTTGGGTTTGGCGAGGCGTTTGAGTTCGGTTTCTACCTCGGGGGTGAGTTTGTTGTGTGGGGTTAAGAGCACGGGGTTGGGGTGGCCGGATGTAAAGAGGTTTGCCGCGGTGATCGCGTCGGGGAATTGCTCGCCTGACGCTAACAAGATGGTGTCTTGGCTGTGATCGCGATAGAGGGTGTTGCTGATGGCGATTGCGGTGCCATAGCGGTCATTTCCGGCGTACCGCTTCGTACTGATGGCATGGTTGGTCCGTGGCTTTTGGATATCTTCAGGGACCTGTGTGCTAGGTGCGTTATCACTTGGTGCTGCCGGTGGTGAGGGGGGTGTTGTGGGCGCGGTGCTTGGGCTCTGGCTAGGACTTGCCGTTGGGGTTTGGGCATTGACCAATGAAGGCGAGGTAACCAGAGGTGATGCGACCAAGAGTGCGGTAAGGAGATAACGGAACTTTGGTAACAAAACGGGCATAAAAACTCCTATGTACCTGTTTAGTAAACAGATAGATACGAAAACCTATTAATTGAAATTAATTCAATAACATAGTTTTGTGTTAACGGGGAGGGGGCTACGCATTTGTAGCCCGTATGCAGTTGTGCATGCCAATGAAACTAATACAGGTAATGGGCACTAGGCCAACTGAAATGGGATACGTTTATTTGTAATAAAACAACTACTGGTTGTAGTTTTCTTCACTAAAAAACCCACCAGCCTCAGAGGGGTTGGTGGGTGTTGGTTCAGTAACGTTATTCGTATGTGGTGGGCGGTACAGGTTTCGAACCTGTGACCTCCTGGTTGTCGACCAGACGCTCTCCCAGCTGAGCTAACCGCCCGAAGGTTTCGTCAGTATAGTCATCTGCTGGCGAAGGTCAACCATGCCAGGCAAATGGATTAGAACTTTTCGATTGGACGGGTCCAAACCTGTGTTGAACGCGCCACCACCGTTCGCTCGTCGGTGTCATAGGCAGGAGGTTCGTCTAACCACCCTTGGGCCGTGTCCATCACCTTGTGCCAGTCTGAACTCATCAAAACGTCTGGCATCGTGAACGACAGATCTTGTTCACTGGCGTTAAACACGATGACGATGTCATCGTCGTAGAGTTTTTGACCGTGATCACCGGGGCGGCGGATACCTTCACCGTTTAAAAACAGGGTCATCGTTTTCGCGTAGCCCTGTGCCCAGTCCTCTTCAGTCATCTGGTTGCCGTTGATGTTGTACCACCCGATATCGAGGAGATCTGACCCAAAGATATTGCGCCCCTCGAACCAGCGGCGACGTCGGAAGGTGGGGTGGTTCGACCGGAACGATAACAACTGACTGGTAAACATCAAGAGGTCGGTATCAACCGCATCCCAGTTGAACCAACTCAGTTCATTGTCTTGGGCATACCCGTTGTTATTGCCTTGTTGGGTGCGCCCCAGTTCATCACCACCCACAATCATGGGCACCCCTTGGCTCAACAGCAAGGTGGCGAGGAAGTTGCGTTGTTGGCGTGCCCGGAGCGCATTGATCGTTGGGTCGTCCGTTGGCCCCTCAACGCCACAGTTCCATGAGCGGTTATCGTCCGTACCATCACGGTTCTCTTCACCGTTGGCTTCGTTGTGCTTGTAGTTGTAACTCACCAAGTCACGTAAGGTGAATCCATCGTGGGCAGTCACAAAGTTAATCGAGGCTGACGGTCGACGGGTTTCAGACTGGTAGAGATCACTCGAACCGGTAAAGCGCTGCGCAAACTCACCGAGGGTGGCTGGTTCACCACGCCAGAAGTCGCGTACGGTATCGCGGTAGCGTCCGTTCCATTCACTCCACACCGGTGGGAAATTACCGACTTGGTAGCCACCTTCACCAATATCCCAGGGTTCAGCAATAAGTTTTGCCTGCGATATTTGGGGGTCTTGTTGAATGATGTCAAAGAAACTAGATAACTTATCCACTTCATGGAGTTCACGGGCCAACGTTGAGGCTAAATCAAACCGGAACCCGTCAATGTGCATCTCATTAATCCAATAGCGCAAGGAGTCCATAATGAGTTGCAGGACGAACGGGCTTTGCACATTCAGGCTGTTGCCTGTACCTGTGTAATCCATGTAATAGCGGCGGTCACCATCAATCAGCCGGTAATAGGACTCATTGTCAATGCCTTTAAAACTGACGGTTGGACCCATATGGTTACCCTCAGCGGTGTGGTTATAAACCACATCAAGGATCACTTCAATCCCATTGGCATGGAGGGTTTTCACCATCTGTTTGAACTCTTGAACCTGACCCCCAATACGTTTACTGGCCGCATACTCTGCATGTGGTGCAAAGTAGCCTATAGAATCATATCCCCAATAGTTGCGTAACCCATGACGCAATAGGTGTGCTGGATGCATGAAATGATGCACCGGCATCAACTCGACGGCGGTAATCCCAAGCTCTTTTAAGTGTGCAACCGCCGGTTCGCTCGCCAACCCGGCATAGGTTCCACGCAGGTGTTCAGGAATATCTGGGTGGGTTTGGGTGAATCCTTTGACATTAATTTCATAAATAACCGTATCTTCGGTAGGAATGTCGAGCTGGCGATCGGCACCCCAGTCAAAATACGGATTAATGACAACACTCTTAGGCACGAACGGTGCGCTATCTTCAGTGTCTTTTTCGTCGGTATGTTCAAAGTTATAACTGTAAATGGGGCCTTCATCAACGATTGGCCCCTCTATGGCGAAGGCGTAGGGGTCAATAACGAGTTTATGTTCATTAAACCGTTTCCCTGACGCGGGGTCCCATGGCCCATACACCCGATACCCATAGCGCTGGCCAGGCCCAACCTCGGGTAGGTAGGCATGCCAGAGATACCCCATCACCTCGTCAAACGGTACGCGTTCTTCTTGGCCGTGTTCATCAAAGAGGCACAGCTCAACGCGTTCAGCATGGGCTGAGAATAGGGAGAAATTGGTGCCTATTCCGTCAAAGTGTGCTCCGATGGGATACGCCCGGCCTGGCCAATGCGGCTGTTCATGGGGAGCAGTGTTCTCTCTAGTCATAAATGCATTTAGGTGTTATGTAAGAAATGAATAACGTCGCCATCTTTGACGATATATTCCTTGCCTTCCTGGCGCATTTTGCCTTTTGCTTTCGCACCGGCTTCGCCTTCGCATGCTACATAATCGGCATATGAAATGACATTAGCGCGAATGAAGCCGCGTTGAATATCAGAATGGATTTTTCCTGCCGCAACCGGTGCCGTGGATCCAGCCGTCACGGTCCAGGCACGCGCTTCCTTCTCACCAGCCGTAAAGAATGTCAAGAGCCCAAGAACGTGATAGGCCGCCGTAATAAGTCGGTCTAAACCTGAGCGTTCCAACCCCAAATCAGCCAGAAACTCTGCGCGTTCATCATCGTCAAGTTCACTGATTTGGGCTTCCGCTTCGGCAGAAATAACAACCACATCAGCACCCAACGGTGCCGCGTAGCTGCGTACTTGCTCGACATACGCATTCCCGGTTGCCGCGTCATCCTCGGTCACATTGCACGCAAAGAGCACGGGTTTTGCGGTTAATAACGTTAAATCACTAAATACCTTGGCGTCTTCTTCCGGTACCGTGAATTCACGGGCGGCCTTACCGTCACCGAGATGGGCCACAAGCCTCGTTAAGATCTCTACGGCTCGCTTGGCGTCTTTGTCGCCGCTTTTTGCCGTACGTTGGGCGCGGTCAAGACGCTTTTCGCACGCTTCTAGATCTTTAAGCACCAATTCGGTGTCAATAATCTCGATATCACGCAGCGGGTCAACACTGCCTTCAACGTGCACGATGTCTGTGGACTCAAAACAGCGCACCACATGCACAATCGCATCCACAGCCTGGATATGGTTTAAAAACTGGTTACCCAGCCCCTCACCCTGGCTGGCGCCCTTCACCAACCCGGCGATGTCCACAAACTCAACCGTGGTCGGAATCTTTTTCGCTGCATTCGACAACCGCACGAGGGTATCGAGGCGGTCATCCGGCACCGACACCATCCCCACATTGGGGTCAATTGTTGCGAAGGGATAGTTGGCTGCCTCAGCCCCTGCCGCACTCACCGCGTTAAAGAGGGTTGATTTGCCAACATTGGGAAGTCCGACGATGCCTACTTGAAGTGCCATGGGCAACAGTATGCCAGCCCAGTTCGTCTCTCGACCATAGATAGGTACGTATTCCAGCCAGGTATCACCTGGGGAGTAAAGGGTTTGTGTGCCGGTTACAACGCTTGCACATCGTGTGACGCGTGGGGTGTCATCAATTCTGCTAGTTGACCATACGTAAGAAAAGTAACGTTCGAACAGTATGTATAGCAATGAGATAACGATAGTTACCAGATAGCTTATGCTGTTTGAATGGGGGTCACGCTTTAGCTATGTTCCACGTTGTGTCCATCAATTGGATACAATATCAACAACGAAGTTGAAAGGTAAATCAAAAATGATTCCTACTGTTAAAGTGATGATGGCAGGCATTCTCTCTCTCTCTCTCTCACCTTAGCTGCTCCGATTGCTACTTCAGTATCTGCAGCACAATTCGAACCCAATCAAGGGTTTAATGAGTGGAGTCAGTTATGTTTTGGAACCCCAGTTTCCCTCAACGGGTTGTTGCTGCTTTGTTGATCATTGCACATACCGTCCTTTGGCAGATGGGTATAGATAACATTCCAAGAGAATTTCTATACATCATTGCGCTAGCAATAGTTATGTTCCCATCGTATGCCCCGCTACGAAAGATAGAGAAAGACCCGGCGACTAGAAAGATAGACAAAGACCCGGCGACTAGGTAGTAAACTTGGGCGCCATGTATATGACCACCTATGGCCCCGAAAGCGGGGTGCCTCTCTTATTCTTGCACGGCGGTACCGGGACGGGTGAATCCCATTGGAAACGGCAAATCAAACCTTTTTCTGAAGCGGGATACCGCCTCTATATCCCCG from Stomatohabitans albus harbors:
- a CDS encoding glutaminyl-peptide cyclotransferase, with amino-acid sequence MDLRVFVSALAISLGACAAAPQPGIHVRHERPHDAQSFSQGLEMHGDRLFESRGLVGESAITELNPADGTVKKRVNLPPDQFGEGLTIVDDEIVQLTWQHGIAHRWTLDLEPIGQYTYTGEGWGLCWDGKQFVMSDGSDQLTFRDRDFNETGHVNVRQDGQPLTQLNELECANGQVYANVWHQNTIVRIDPATGDVTNSYDLTAWIPQGLGQEQVLNGIAKQPNGAWLITGKQWPIMLDATIVEPDLDLSGLQGFQYWSPIRYS
- the glgX gene encoding glycogen debranching protein GlgX, giving the protein MTRENTAPHEQPHWPGRAYPIGAHFDGIGTNFSLFSAHAERVELCLFDEHGQEERVPFDEVMGYLWHAYLPEVGPGQRYGYRVYGPWDPASGKRFNEHKLVIDPYAFAIEGPIVDEGPIYSYNFEHTDEKDTEDSAPFVPKSVVINPYFDWGADRQLDIPTEDTVIYEINVKGFTQTHPDIPEHLRGTYAGLASEPAVAHLKELGITAVELMPVHHFMHPAHLLRHGLRNYWGYDSIGYFAPHAEYAASKRIGGQVQEFKQMVKTLHANGIEVILDVVYNHTAEGNHMGPTVSFKGIDNESYYRLIDGDRRYYMDYTGTGNSLNVQSPFVLQLIMDSLRYWINEMHIDGFRFDLASTLARELHEVDKLSSFFDIIQQDPQISQAKLIAEPWDIGEGGYQVGNFPPVWSEWNGRYRDTVRDFWRGEPATLGEFAQRFTGSSDLYQSETRRPSASINFVTAHDGFTLRDLVSYNYKHNEANGEENRDGTDDNRSWNCGVEGPTDDPTINALRARQQRNFLATLLLSQGVPMIVGGDELGRTQQGNNNGYAQDNELSWFNWDAVDTDLLMFTSQLLSFRSNHPTFRRRRWFEGRNIFGSDLLDIGWYNINGNQMTEEDWAQGYAKTMTLFLNGEGIRRPGDHGQKLYDDDIVIVFNASEQDLSFTMPDVLMSSDWHKVMDTAQGWLDEPPAYDTDERTVVARSTQVWTRPIEKF
- a CDS encoding cell wall-binding repeat-containing protein, which codes for MNRKKVIVGLGIRTNRLGALIMTSALGLTPVPVHAAPNGQASFSIVNGTPIEASDFPEVVRLSIRTDQGAYASCGGTILNEHWILTAAHCFEDSDPSTPATVITYFEEDQQGKAVQHSYSTDGQFPHPEFARDYAAGGGTKGQYDVALVRTRNPIHVPSGKTLPVTNLAETGEPIPRAGMATVVGRGVHAWQRYPNIPIGGHYVADYKQLRRADVPILQECKSHVQLCAQYPVHYHNVPLDADVHGSEYRLPNSCYGDSGGPIYVERNGTRVQVGLVSHHRTRRGDDIVFEEDVCGRATVWYTSLSYVRPWVEAVMQANPKAGDRLPSVPLTPPREAAPMPQPSTPPAPVPPPAVPPPSQPVPPVAPPPSVPQPPQAPVPPVVPPVAPTPDPTPEAPARDHIPSYSGDGAVLGQVPAVGPAAEAQRTIPSVWAIGGTNPSQGSDLAIGVARQRAHLRTQEGKPVLAQQRVALLASEQVMADALASGPLQRDYPLFLTKSDQLELAVLRELQREGISEVWILGGPSAISPAVQTALQRANMSTRRIAGANRIETALAIAKVADSADAGKRYLARAFGDNGVESRTWADSLALGALAARTNTPVLLSDTQTLSPGVGTAVQGREVTLVGGPAALHTSVQDQLAKYTARTPGRIAGASRAETATAIREAFGTHDHLIVIDGQREDAWQSGFPLAGLASDLNAPIVLTLGDVIPDSTQAAIAQTPANKVLCVADAPVCAKVTALTKR
- the ychF gene encoding redox-regulated ATPase YchF, which produces MALQVGIVGLPNVGKSTLFNAVSAAGAEAANYPFATIDPNVGMVSVPDDRLDTLVRLSNAAKKIPTTVEFVDIAGLVKGASQGEGLGNQFLNHIQAVDAIVHVVRCFESTDIVHVEGSVDPLRDIEIIDTELVLKDLEACEKRLDRAQRTAKSGDKDAKRAVEILTRLVAHLGDGKAAREFTVPEEDAKVFSDLTLLTAKPVLFACNVTEDDAATGNAYVEQVRSYAAPLGADVVVISAEAEAQISELDDDERAEFLADLGLERSGLDRLITAAYHVLGLLTFFTAGEKEARAWTVTAGSTAPVAAGKIHSDIQRGFIRANVISYADYVACEGEAGAKAKGKMRQEGKEYIVKDGDVIHFLHNT
- a CDS encoding cell wall-binding repeat-containing protein; its protein translation is MPVLLPKFRYLLTALLVASPLVTSPSLVNAQTPTASPSQSPSTAPTTPPSPPAAPSDNAPSTQVPEDIQKPRTNHAISTKRYAGNDRYGTAIAISNTLYRDHSQDTILLASGEQFPDAITAANLFTSGHPNPVLLTPHNKLTPEVETELKRLAKPNTTITIIGGEQALSPELETTITTLGFKTTRLSGPTRIETALKIASESETKREAHDVVVTPANDVMLSLVGASYALRSNAVHLLAGTAIEQQRLVANHIQTRAPQQSTSLGNIEHIFSPNATVDAIHGDNPLTFQTASCYNNPFCIQPITVAPPGPEAQTITEKMLYSRFGPVEHLVVVAGDSGVDGIAATQLAATYNAPIIPLYKDKPNQTETSRSRYASVIKFLGRMNRTIHVVGGESVLPKSWESELKTNLEYDLN